The following DNA comes from Peromyscus leucopus breed LL Stock chromosome 2, UCI_PerLeu_2.1, whole genome shotgun sequence.
AACTGAACACAGAACCAGAGCAACAAACACTTCAACCTGGAACTGTGGTCGGAGGTCAAGAGTATTTCCCACTCTGGCTGGGACAGTAAAGCCATAGGCAATGGTGGGAGGTGACCAAAGAGATAGCCCAAACTAGATTGCTACAGTAGTGGGAAGGCTTTGGATCTATGATGCTGAAGGCACGGCCTCAGAGTATCCGATCACATTTAACCAGTCTAAAATGACAGATGACAATGATCTACAGGGGATCTAAAACCACAAAAACCAAGGACCAAGATCTGGCCAACTTCACCTTTACAGAAGCAGTTGTGGATCTGCTGGCAGCAAATGAGTACCCCTGGTTTTTTAAAATGCAGCACCCCAACAAGGCATCATAGGCATGACTCCTCAgttccccagcaccaggaagctGATTGCACACAGCCATGCTGTGTGTCGATGACTTGGTTATCTTAGGACATGTGCCAGGAGGAAGTTCTGTTGTAtgaatcttaaagttcttattaataaaaacaaacctgaggccagttattggagtgaacactggaagatcagagagtcagaacaagccacagctacctcaccttgccaacttctcagctgatcttatttcctcagactggaagcctctgtgtcctcatatccgaatggctctcagcttaactgtgctgctcaaaacctaaaagcttaaccagccaaatgcttaaccagccaaatgcttaaccagccaaatgcttctagtttctggtctttacaccttatatacctttctgctttctgcctcactccctgggattaaaggctcactccctgggattaaaggcgtgatgagtcaccatgcctgtctgtatccttgaacacatggatttctgcctctggaatgctaggattaaaggcatgtgctaccactgcctatcctaagtatctagtggcttttctgttctctgaccccaggtaagtttattaaggtacacaatattttggggaacacaataccaccacaaagctCCCTTGAGAGAACACCAGCCCTGAACTAGTGAGCCCCGAGCCCTGCACACTGCAGGTGTTCAGGAAGCCTCctcccaggccaggccagcatgAGGCTCCTATTTTCACTTACACTCACTGACCTACACACCACAACACGACTCTGGAAGGGGAAGAAGCGACCTCTGGCTGGATGATCCAAGACCCCTCCTTCCTTCAGCAAGCAAAACGTGCCTTGAGGCAGCTGTTTACATGGAGCCTCGAGGCCATGAGCATGCTTCCCAGACACTCAGGAATCTCTCACTCCTCTTCTGCAGGCCCTCGCTTTCCACTACATGGCTGTCTGCTTACCTCTATTGCAAAAGgcatgactttctttctttctcctttccatctccctcctcccagcagctAGAGATTTGCAGCTTGCTTTTCCCTGTTGATCTTCTCTGACTCTAGTAAAACTGTACTCaaggctgggcattggtggtgcacgtacttaatcccagcactcgggaggcagagccaagcagatctctgtgagttcaaggccagcctggtctacagagcaagttccaggataggctccaaagctatacagcgaaactctgtcttgaaaagccaaaagaaaaaagaaagaaaagaaaacaaaaaccaaaacctgtATTTAAgcttcaaaacaaagcaaaatcacaACAGAAACCTGGGTCCCCACCTTAAATAAGTCCTCTACCAAAGCCAAGCACAAACCCACTCAGGGAATGAGAAGGGTCTTATAATCTTAAGATTATGCAAGAAAATGACAGAGGCTTGGGAGAGAGCACTTTCTCAGGGTGTAAGACACAGCCATAACCCTCCTGACTCTGCGATGTGACCTGCAGGGGAGTTTCTTTTTAAGCATCCCCATCCCTCCCAACACCAAGTTCTGAAGGAGATAGCACAGTGAAATACTGGGACCTTTCTTCATGTAGCAGCTAGGATTAATCTGTTAAAACCTACattaaagctgggcggtggtgacacatgcctttaatcccagcactcggggaggcaggcagatctctacgagctcgaggccagcctgggctacagagtgagttccaggaaacttgcaaaggtacacagagaaaccctgtctcgaaaaaccaaaaaaaagaaaagaaagaaaaagacctaCATTAAATAGCTGACAAGGACCAGGACCAGGTGGCAGCGCATGCCttcaataccagcacttggaagacagaggcaggagggtcatgagtttcTAGCCAACCTGGCTACACACAGAGGCTAACTCAGGAAGGAAGTTGGCAAAGGCGCAGAGCCACTGAAGTCTTGTGCTGCTGTGGGACTGTGAGCAGGACAAGTACTTCTGAAAGGGGCTGGCAGCTCTTTGTAGAATTCACCGTCACCCAGAGGAGGCCACAGCAGTTTCATTTCCAGGCATTTactcaggagaaatgaaaacaaatactcATAAAAAGACTTGAACATGAATGTTCAGTCACAACAGAAAAAACAGATACAACCCAAAGGTCCCTGAACAGGTGAGCAGAACACAGTGTGGTGTGTCCCTCAACAGATGCTGCTCACAATAAAAAGGCGCTGCCGACATGCATGACAACACAGTGAGCTTCCAACATCACACTGGGCAAAAGAAGCCAGACTCCAAGCCTCACACTGAGGCCAGATGTggcagcccacacctttaatcccagccctcaggatgcagaggaggaagagctctgtgagttggaggccagactggtctagtGAATTCCAGACTAGCCAGCGCCATAtagacagagagaccctgtctcaaataaaacaaaacaaaaaaatcccccaaaacaaaccaacaaaaaaaaagagctcatATTGCAATAAACAAAGTCACAAGTAGTCCATATGAAATGGGTCCCTCTACATGGTGCTCCAGACCACACAGAACTAACCTAAGTAAAAGAAACTAGAAGAGTAGTTACCTGTGCATAGATGAGGATGGATGGGGCTGGTGGGAAGAGCCCGAGGAAGCACTAGGGGGTGATGGAGATGCAGGGACTATACAGCTGTTCAAGGTTCACCAAACCAAACACACTTCACTGCAAGTCAATTCTATACCAGTAAAAGTCAATGTTAAAAGGAaatctacagacaggcagtggtggtacacccctttaatcccagtactctgagacaggcagatctctgagttcaagaccagccttgaactatagaatgagttccaggacagacagggctgcacagagaaactttgtctggaaagaaaaaaaaaagaagaaaagaaaaagaaaatctatggagctggagagatggcttagtggttaggagcactggctgctcttccagaggacccaggttcagtttccagacccacatggcagctcacaagagCCTGTAACTCTACTTTCTGGGGAGCCAATGCTCTTCTGACTCCGTGGGAACCTGCAGGTACccggtgtacatatatacatgcaggcaaactgcatgtgcacatacagcaCAAATGAACATTAAAAAGTCAGACTATGCTGAATACATGTCAGTCCTAGTTGTTCACTCCATGAGTACTTACATGTGTAGCATgtgttatgtacatgtatgcagtTGTGCTCACTCACATATGTGCTGTGTCTTCTTCTATCAcactcaaccttttttttttttttaagactggatTGGGGGTCACTTGGAAGCTGAAGAGTGCTACACAGAGGGCTGTCAGCTGCCTTCCACTACCAGGGTTACTGTGGGTGATGATCTGGCAATAGCCTGAAAGGGATGAGGGCAGATGTAAAGAGACCATTAGGAGCTTCTGTAATCCTCCAGGGAGAAGAAGGTCATGGTGGAGGCAGGACATGCAGAGAAGTGCTCAGATCTCAGACTGATTTTAACAGAAATACAACTTGCTGATGCTCTGGGTGTCAGATACAAGAAGAGTCCAGTCAGGCACGGTAGTgcgcacctttagtcccagtacctggaaggcagaggcaggtagacctccgAGACCACCgttttacaaagtgagttccaagatagccatgactacacagagaaatcctgtctcaaaaaacaaagcaaaacaaaaagtcaagaaGGGTGTCCACAGCTTTGGGTCTAAAGAGCTAGAAGGATGAAGTTATGAGTGGGCcaggggtgcagctcagtggtggagtgcctgcctgcctagcatgtgaggGACGGACggacgaacacacacacacacacacacacacacacacacacacacacacacgtaaaaaaaaaggagaaaaatgccattgagtAAAATGAGAAAATCTGTAAGTAGTAAATGTCCTTGGAGAAATGACCAGGAATTTGAACTGAGACCTGTTCTAGGAGTGACAATGATTTGGGTGTGGCAGGGGTGTAATTCCCAGGTAAGGCACACACTTACCAGGCTGAACCACTGAGTAGAGCCTACCTCACCTCCCTGCGGCCACCACCTTGATGTGAGCCCCCAGACATCTTGCCTGAACTGCTCGAGGGCCTCTGACTTGGTCTTCCTTCTTTCATCCTTGCCCACCCTACTTATCCACCCCCAATACCACAGCCAGAGGCTCTTTCAAGCCATGACATCATCACACTGCTGTTCAAAGCAATGGCCCCTGCACTTTGAAGTCCAGAGGCCTGAAGGGAGGGTCTGCCTGTGCAGTCTGCAagcctcccacccctccccagacacactcctcctctccacctccctgatCTCCAGTCCCTGATGCACACAGTAGACTTCTCCTTCCACATCACCAGCACTTTGGTACTCGCTGTCCCCCATACCTACAGTTCTACTCCCAGACGTCCACGTGGCAACTCCACCATCTCTCACTGCCTTCAAACCTAGCTCAGGAGTTACCTCCTTGGTGAGGCCCATGCCAACCAAACTACTTAAGACAGTCATCAGTGTCCCCGTAGCACTTACCACCTCCTACACCCGGTTATGTACTGCACTGCACTTTAATGATGGACCAGGTACACAACGGtcccaaaagagtaaaagggaagatgacaaaaaaaaaaaattaaatgtctatGTTAATAGTTTGCATAGTTATTACTATGTTGTCGTATTACATGTGAAACTTTTTCTAttttgagtgtgtgcacatgtgtaagaGAGGTTggaagacaacttttggaagctggttctctcctaccttgtgggtcctggagatcaaactcaagtcatcagacctGGTGGTAGGCGCCTTTATCCACTCAGCCATTGCCAGCCCACattatgctgttttgtttttaaatttatatgtgtgtgtttatctgtgtgtacgtgtgctgACTCCGACTGAGGTCCTAAGAaggtgttggagcccctggagctggagtgtgtGGGTAAGGGGcccaacatgggtgttgggaactgaacatgggtcctctgcaagaataagagatcttttccttttctttcctgcagCCAAGTTTCCTGCATTTGGGGAAATTACAGGGGTCAGCTCAGTACATTTGGAGTGCAATGGATAAGACTTGTTCTAGGAGGGCTACTTTGTGATCATGGTATTTCCCCTACCAGGTAagtattaagatttatttatttagccaggtggtggaggcacacacctttaatcccagcactccagaggcagaggcaggcggatctctgtgagttcaaagccaatctggtctacagagcgagttccaggacagtcagggctgttacacagagaaatcctgtcttgaaagaacaaaacaaaacaaaaaaggcttaTTTACGtatcttatgtatatgagtgctctgtctgaatatatgcctgcactccagaagaggacaggtcccattatagatagttgtgagatatcatgtggttggtgggaattgaactcaagacctctaaaagaacagccagtgctcttaaccacagagtcatctctccagcccccaaagtaaGAGATCTTAAAggctaagccatgtctccagcagTGAGTAATGTTCATAACCCACTACCAACCAGGGGCTTCACAACTTAAAGTTTTCCAAGTatccatggcacacacacattttggatTTCCAGTCAAGTGGCCTAATTCTGTAAGGCGTCTTTGACACTTCTACAATTCCTACGTAAAGTGGCAGTTCCCAGTTCAAGCAATTGGGACCttagagcaggaagcagagcaattCTTACCTCCTGTGTAGAGGAAGGAGCCGGAAAGGCCTCCAAAGTAGATGAGGGCCAAGTGCTCCAGTTTCAGAGTCGACAGGTAGTACAGGCACGCAGCACAGACACAGCCCAAGGTGTAGAGGAAGACTCCAAATCGCACAACATCCCGGGGCTCCAAGATTCGGTCCACCAGAGTCCTGTCATCACTCTTTTTGTGGTCAATGCCCTTGGAAAAGTCATAGTAAGTGTTGACCAAGTTGCCGGCCCCGTGTACAGCCAGCACAGCCACGGCACAACCCACCAAGAGCCTGGGATCCAGGGCACCCTGGGATCTGTAGGCCAAGGCACTGCCCAGGGCCACAGGGGTGAGCGAGGCACTGAAGCTCCAGGGCCTCAGGGCCAACACATAGGAGGCGCACTTCTGTCTCCAGGAACGCTGGGGAAGCCTGTCCTGCCCAGCCCAGTCGTTCCCCAGCGGGTCCCTGTCCTCAACCTTGGTCGTCTCTCCTGCCTGGATATTAATCTTCTCCCCCGGGGTCTGCAACGCAGCCATGGAAGAAGCTACACGTGGCTAAAGTGAATTCTAAAAGTGAGCTCCTCACGGGGACAGCCCCAGGACGAAGATAGGCGGGGCAGCCTAGCCTGACCTTCCTTTGGTTCCGCCCCGGGGCAGGGTTTGGGCGGCGGTAAAAACAGGCGACAGCAAAGAGCAGGCCATGCACCCACCCTCACGGGGCCGGCGGCACTGCCCCGACCGCCTGTCACCCGAGCGAGGCCTGTGGGATTCCCTTTCCCGGACCACAACTCAACAACCCGCCACAGGCGGCAGCCTCCagcgggccgccgccgccgccatcttgTGCATCGTCCTCAAGAGGCCGGCCCGGAAACCGAGGCCCGGGGCGGGCAGGGCCGGGAGGAGGCCGGCGAGGGGTGTGGCTGGAGAGGGCGT
Coding sequences within:
- the Ubiad1 gene encoding ubiA prenyltransferase domain-containing protein 1, whose product is MAALQTPGEKINIQAGETTKVEDRDPLGNDWAGQDRLPQRSWRQKCASYVLALRPWSFSASLTPVALGSALAYRSQGALDPRLLVGCAVAVLAVHGAGNLVNTYYDFSKGIDHKKSDDRTLVDRILEPRDVVRFGVFLYTLGCVCAACLYYLSTLKLEHLALIYFGGLSGSFLYTGGIGFKYVALGDLIILITFGPLAVMFAYAVQVGSLAIFPLVYAIPLALSTEAILHSNNTRDMESDQEAGIVTLAILIGPTFSYVLYNTLLFLPYLIFSILATHCSISLALPLLTIPMAFSLERQFRSQAFNKLPQRTAKLNLLLGLFYVFGIILAPAGSLPRL